GCCTCGATATCATCCCTATCCAGCCCCAGTTCAGAGAGACCGTTCTGGTCATCGAAATCCACGGGCTCATCCAGCCAGTGGCGAATGAGCAGGTGCACCGCCGCGCGCGCTTGGGCCCGATTCATCTGCGTTGCTCCCGATACCACAGCAGGTCAGGCGGGACGGGCAGCGTCGGCGCGGGTCTTTTCCAGGATGAACAGGCTCAGCTCGCTGATGCTGCTGATTCGATACAGGTCGCGGTCGGGATCCAGGCGAATGTTGAACTCTCGCTCCAGGCTGTGCAG
The DNA window shown above is from Pseudomonas protegens CHA0 and carries:
- a CDS encoding phosphopantetheine-binding protein codes for the protein MDRFSIQQSIRHAIDAQMAQKWPIPPCQARAHDTYSLDLKALLHSLEREFNIRLDPDRDLYRISSISELSLFILEKTRADAARPA